In one Tripterygium wilfordii isolate XIE 37 chromosome 22, ASM1340144v1, whole genome shotgun sequence genomic region, the following are encoded:
- the LOC119991852 gene encoding pentatricopeptide repeat-containing protein At1g52640, mitochondrial-like, translated as MMAIRSLFSKTRPLHTRLHSHCISSPRNLCYFSTTASLYSSPPSPDLVNKISRILSDHRILHHDLEHSLSAFSSQISPNLVEQVLKRCKNIGFSAHRFFIWARGISGFEHSIESCRILIDILGSSKQFAILWDFLTEMRDSERCEISPEIFWLVFRSYSSADSPRDAIRAFNRMVEFGAKPCIHDLDQLLFVLCKRKHVKDAQEFFDKVKLDFEPSVKTFSIMVRGWGDIGESSEARKLFDEMLQHGCVADAPAYNSLLESLCKGGNVDEAYEMLAKMRSNGIKPDACTYSTFIRAYCEVNDIHSVFRVLDSMRRYNLVPNVFTYNCIIKKLCKNDKVEEAYQLLDEMIERQVKPDTWSYNAIQAYHCDGSEVNGALRLISRMEKENCMPDRHTYNMVLKLLVRVGRFDRATEVWESMGERGFYPSVSTYAVMIHGLCKKRGKLEEACKYFEIMIDEGLPPYSSTVELLRNRLIGLGFLDDIEILAEKMERSTSCSIQELAKAMRGNKSFRRSRSEETELESD; from the coding sequence ATGATGGCTATTAGATCCCTCTTCTCGAAGACGAGACCGTTGCACACTCGATTGCACTCTCATTGCATATCTTCGCCCCGAAATCTCTGCTACTTTTCTACTACTGCTTCACTGTACTCAAGCCCACCGTCCCCAGACCTCGTAAACAAGATCTCTCGCATCCTCAGTGACCACAGAATCCTACACCACGACTTGGAGCACTCTCTTAGCGCCTTCTCGTCACAAATTTCCCCAAACTTGGTTGAACAAGTCTTGAAACGCTGCAAGAATATAGGCTTCTCTGCCCATAGGTTCTTTATCTGGGCTAGGGGAATTTCAGGTTTTGAGCACAGTATCGAGAGCTGCCGCATTTTGATAGATATCTTGGGCAGCAGCAAGCAATTCGCTATATTATGGGATTTCTTGACAGAAATGAGAGACAGTGAGCGTTGCGAAATAAGCCCTGAAATTTTTTGGCTTGTTTTTAGGTCGTACAGTAGTGCCGATTCACCACGCGATGCCATTCGTGCTTTTAATAGGATGGTTGAGTTTGGTGCCAAGCCCTGTATCCATGATCTTGATCAGCTGTTGTTTGTGCTATGCAAAAGGAAGCATGTGAAGGATGCCCAAGAGTTCTTTGATAAAGTGAAGTTAGATTTTGAGCCTAGCGTTAAAACTTTTAGCATTATGGTCCGAGGCTGGGGTGATATTGGGGAATCATCGGAGGCACGCAAGTTGTTCGACGAAATGCTTCAGCATGGATGTGTTGCTGATGCACCTGCTTACAATAGCTTGTTGGAGAGTTTGTGCAAAGGAGGAAATGTAGATGAGGCATATGAGATGTTGGCGAAAATGAGGTCAAATGGCATCAAGCCGGATGCTTGTACTTATTCAACATTTATTCGTGCATATTGTGAAGTGAATGACATTCATTCAGTATTTAGGGTGCTTGATAGCATGAGGAGGTACAATCTTGTGCCCAATGTGTTTACTTACAATTGTATCATAAAAAAGCTTTGCAAGAATGATAAGGTGGAAGAGGCTTATCAACTTTTAGATGAGATGATTGAGAGGCAAGTTAAGCCGGATACATGGAGTTACAATGCAATTCAGGCTTATCATTGTGATGGCAGCGAGGTCAATGGTGCTCTTAGGTTGATTTCTAGAATGGAGAAAGAAAATTGCATGCCTGATAGGCATACTTACAATATGGTGCTCAAATTGCTAGTAAGAGTGGGCAGATTTGATAGGGCAACAGAAGTTTGGGAGAGCATGGGGGAGAGAGGATTTTATCCTTCAGTTTCAACATATGCTGTCATGATACATGGTTTATGTAAGAAGAGAGGTAAGCTAGAGGAAGCCTGTAAATACTTTGAGATAATGATTGATGAAGGTTTACCACCCTATTCTTCTACTGTCGAGTTATTAAGGAACCGGCTAATAGGATTAGGGTTTTTGGACGATATTGAAATACTTGCAGAGAAGATGGAACGAAGCACATCTTGTTCCATACAGGAGCTGGCAAAGGCAATGAGAGGTAACAAGTCTTTTAGGAGATCAAGAAGTGAAGAAACAGAGCTTGAAAGTGATTGA